Proteins from one Hemiscyllium ocellatum isolate sHemOce1 chromosome 6, sHemOce1.pat.X.cur, whole genome shotgun sequence genomic window:
- the abhd13 gene encoding protein ABHD13 yields MEKTWKSWTYVRRWLIALISWSWSLCRISLLALILTFHLYGGILLLVLIFASVAGILYKFQDVLLYFPEQPPSSRLYIPIPTGIPHENLFVKTKDGVRLNLILLRYTGDNASYSPTIIYFHGNAGNIGHRIQNALLMMVNLKVNVLLVDYRGYGRSDGEPSENGLYLDSEAVLDYVMTRPDLDKTKIILFGRSLGGAVAIHLASENPHRIFAIVVENTFLSIPHMASTLFSFFPMRYLPLWCYKNKFLSYNKIAQCRMPSLLISGLSDQLIPPVMMKQLCELSTSRTKRLVIFPDGTHNDTWQCQGYFAALEQFIRELLKSSSHEEIKTTSNVTII; encoded by the coding sequence ATGGAAAAAACGTGGAAGTCATGGACATATGTCAGGAGGTGGCTGATTGCTTTGATCTCGTGGTCTTGGAGTTTATGCCGGATTTCTCTGCTGGCTTTGATTTTAACCTTTCACCTGTATGGAGGGATCCTTTTGCTTGTCTTGATATTTGCATCAGTGGCAGGTATTTTGTACAAGTTCCAAGACGTACTCCTCTACTTCCCAGAGCAACCACCCTCCTCACGTTTGTACATTCCCATACCTACTGGGATCCCACATGAGAACCTCTTTGTTAAAACCAAGGATGGAGTTCGACTCAATTTGATTCTGTTGAGGTACACTGGAGATAATGCATCATATTCACCAACCATAATTTATTTCCATGGAAATGCAGGTAATATTGGTCATAGGATCCAAAATGCTCTGTTGATGATGGTGAATCTGAAAGTTAATGTATTACTTGTAGATTATAGAGGATATGGCAGGAGTGATGGGGAACCGAGTGAAAACGGCCTTTACTTGGATTCGGAGGCTGTATTGGACTACGTCATGACGCGACCAGATCTTgataaaacaaaaataatcttATTTGGTCGTTCGTTGGGTGGAGCAGTGGCTATTCATCTAGCCTCAGAGAACCCACATCGTATTTTTGCCATAGTTGTTGAGAACACATTTCTCAGTATCCCACATATGGCCAGCACTTTGTTCTCCTTCTTTCCCATGAGATATCTACCACTCTGGTGCTACAAGAACAAATTTCTGTCCTATAACAAGATTGCACAGTGCAGAATGCCTTCTCTTTTGATTTCTGGATTGTCAGACCAGTTAATTCCACCAGTTATGATGAAGCAACTTTGTGAACTGTCTACATCACGGACTAAAAGATTAGTAATATTTCCAGATGGAACTCACAATGACACTTGGCAGTGCCAGGGCTACTTTGCTGCTCTTGAACAATTCATCAGAGAGTTATTAAAAAGCAGTTCACACGAGGAAATAAAAACCACATCTAATGTAACAATAATATAA